The DNA region GTCGGCTTCATGGATGCGCTGTGGCAATTCGAACTCGCCTCGCTATGGGAACGCTGGATGCCTGCCTTCACCCTTAACATGCCGCTGTACGCTTCGCTTGCCGGGTCGGCTGTCATCATGGTTCTCGGGCTGGTGTTGATCCGCTTGTTGACACGCAAAGTGACGATTAAGCTATAAAAAAAATCGATAAATAAGCCGTCTCTCTTCGGGTGGACCATTCATCGCAAAAAAGCACGGCCGGCTCCCGCAGATTTTTTACATATCTGCGCGGAGCCGGCCGTGCTAAGTCTATATTCACCGTACCAAAATACAATTACGAGGCGCTGCTCTTCTTCTTGTTATAAATATCGAAGGCGACGGCGGCAAGAAGGACCAGGCCCTTGATGCCCTGCTGCCAGTCGATGCCGAGTCCGACGAGGGACATGCCGTTATTCAGGACACCCATGACGAGGCCGCCGATGATTGCGCCGAAGACCGTACCGATACCGCCTGTCGCGGATGCGCCTCCGATAAAGCTTGCCGCAATGGCGTCCAGCTCAAAGTTCGTACCTGCACGAGGCGTTGCCGCGTTGAGACGGGCGGCAAACATCAGGCCGGAAATAGCCGCCATGACACCCATGTTGACGAACACCCAGAATGTTACCTTCTTCGTCTTCACGCCGGACAGCGCAGCGGCCTTCTCATTGCCGCCAAGCGCATAAATATGGCGTCCCATCACGGTTTTGTTCATCACGAAGGAATAGATGATGATGAGCACAAGCAGCAGAATCAGAATATTCGGCAGGCCGGCGTAGCTTGCCAGCATAAACGTAAAGGCATTAATAACGGCTGCCATCAGGACGAGTTTAAGCAGGAACAGGCCGCCTGGAAGCACGTCGAAGTTATACTTTTTCTGGGATTTACGGTCTCTCAGCTCATTGATGACATAAATCACCGTAAACGCGATGCCGACGAGAATCGCAACCAGATTGGTGCCGGTGTTGCCGAAATCCGGAACGAAGCCCGAGCTGAGCTTCTGAAACCCGCCCGGAAACGGCGAGATCGATTGCCCTTCCAGGACGATCATCGTCAGCCCCCGGAACAGCAGCATGCCGGCTAGGGTGACGATAAAGGCCGGGATTCTGACATACGCCACCCAGAAGCCCTGCCAGGCGCCGATCAATCCCCCGACGATCAAGGAGGCGATGACGGCGATAACCGGGTGCAGCTGCATATCAACCATCATCACCGCGGCAACGGCGCCAACGAAGGCCGCCACCGAACCCACCGACAGGTCGATATGTCCCGTAATGATAACCAGTACCATGCCGATGGCCAGGATGAGAATGTAGCTGTTTTGCAGGATCAGGTTCGTAATATTGATCGGCTCAAGCAGCAGCCCGCCCGTAATGATCTGAAAGAAGATCATAATCAGGACCAAGGCGATGATCATCCCGTACTGCCGAATATTGTTTTTGAATAATTTCATGAGCGTTTCCATGCTTAAGCCCCTCCGTTCTTGGTCATATATCTCATCAGCGTTTCCTGCGAAGCC from Paenibacillus ihbetae includes:
- the mmsB gene encoding multiple monosaccharide ABC transporter permease, with amino-acid sequence METLMKLFKNNIRQYGMIIALVLIMIFFQIITGGLLLEPINITNLILQNSYILILAIGMVLVIITGHIDLSVGSVAAFVGAVAAVMMVDMQLHPVIAVIASLIVGGLIGAWQGFWVAYVRIPAFIVTLAGMLLFRGLTMIVLEGQSISPFPGGFQKLSSGFVPDFGNTGTNLVAILVGIAFTVIYVINELRDRKSQKKYNFDVLPGGLFLLKLVLMAAVINAFTFMLASYAGLPNILILLLVLIIIYSFVMNKTVMGRHIYALGGNEKAAALSGVKTKKVTFWVFVNMGVMAAISGLMFAARLNAATPRAGTNFELDAIAASFIGGASATGGIGTVFGAIIGGLVMGVLNNGMSLVGLGIDWQQGIKGLVLLAAVAFDIYNKKKSSAS